The DNA window CCTGGTGGCCTATTGGCGTTCGTGGCGGCTGCCCGTGTCCGCCGACGTCGAGCGCCGGCGCGCCCGCAGGCGCCGGGAGCGGGCCGCGGCCGGGTGCTCGCGCCAAGGCGGGGGAGCTGCGACGACGGTGGCGTCGGCCCCGGTGCGCGGCGCCGGGATCGCCGCCGGATGGCGCCGCGCGCTCATGGTGCTGCCGTGGCGCGCCTCCCGGCGCCCGCGGCGGCGCCGCGAGCCCCTCGACCCCGCCGACCTGTAGCGCGCCGCCCGACGCCGCTGGGCCGCTCGGCGCTCAGCCCTCGGCGGGGCGGACCTCCGCCTGCCCGACGTCGACCGGGCTGGACTCCGGCTGCGCCGACCTGGAGGCGCCGCCGAAGAGCCGGTCCTTGACGGCGTCGGCGACCTTGTCGGTGACGGCCTCGCCCTGCTGGCGCACGAAGTTCGAGGCCTTGGTGGAGGCGGAGTCGACCTTGTCGCGGACGAAGGGCTTCTCGACGATCCGGGTCGCGGCGGCCTTGATGCGCTCGTACTGGGCGCGACCGGCGCGCGTGCCGAGGACGTATCCGGCGCCGAGCCCGAGGATGAAGGGGATCTTGCTGGCCATGGTGCCTCCTGGTGCGGGTCGGTTGCGGCGTGCAGCTGCGCCTCACCCTACCGGTCGCAGGCGGCGGGACCGGACGCCGACGGGCGATTGCGCCTTGGGCGATCCGCGCGGGGCCGAGGCATCCCGCGAGGCCGGCGAGGACCCCAGGGACCGCCTCGCCGACCCCCGCCCCGCCTCACCCGCAGTCCCAGGTGTAGAAGATCTGCGAGAAGTCCGCCCTGCGCAGGTTCTCGGAGGGGATGATGAAGTCCCCGACGCCGCAGTCCCCCCAGTTGATGTACTTGTCCATGTCGAGCTGGAGCAGCAGGTGGTCGAACTCGAGGTGGCCCTCCCGGGGGTCGAGCTGCGTGAACCAGGGGAATCCGCCCAGTCTGTGCCCGGAGGGGTCGAACATCTTCCACACCTTGTAGTCGTACATGTCGAACCTGCCCGTGTTGAGATCGTCCAGCGAGCCCAGTGGCCTCTCCGGGTAGTGCTCGTTCCACAGGCTCACGAACCTCGGCTCGAACTCGAGGCACGCGGGCGGGAGCGTGTTCCGCGTGAGCGTGAATCGCGGCCGCAGCGCCGCCTCCGTCTCCACGGGCGAGAGGCTCCTGTCGGGGCGGTACAGGCGCTGCACCTCCTCCCGGGGGCGCGGGCGCGCCGGATCCGGGAAGAACCGCACGCGGAACGTCTTCTGGTTCGTCGGGCTGTAGAGTTCACTGCCCATTCCGTAGGCGCCGTCCTCCTGCGTGCAGGTGATCCAGAACTGGAGGATCCCGGCCCGCGGCAGGAAGTGGTTGGCCGGGAGCCGGGCCAGATCGATCCGTATAGGCCATGGCGTCTTCTCCCTTCTCCTAAATCTGCGTCGCGCCCGCCGCCGACCCGGGGAGGTCGCCCCCCATGATCCACTCGGGCAGCATCCGGGCCAGCTCGTAGCCGTCGCGGCCCACGACCACCGGCACGTCCGACTCGGCGAGCGCGCGCGCCACCGGCCCCAGTCCCATCGGGTGGGCGAACTGCGTGCCGGCGAGCACCTGCTCCTTCTGGCTCAGCCGCCGGATCGCCACCGCCGCCACCCGGTCGGAGTGCTCGCGTACCATTTCGGAGTAGATGAGCGGGTCGTGCTGACCGTCGTCGCCGATGAGCAGCCAACTCACCTCCGGCAGGTCGATCATGAGGCGCCGCAGCTCGGTGCGCTTGTGCTCAATGCCCGAGCGGAACCAGCCCGTGTTCGTCGGGCCCCAGTCGGTCATGAGTTTGGGGGCGGCCGGGAAGCCGTTCTTCTTGAAGAAGGAGCGTAGGGTCGGCACCACGTTCCACGCCCCCGTCGACAGGAAGATGAGGGGGGCGTCGGGGTGGGAGTCGCTCACCGTGTTGAGCAGCGTCGCCATTCCGGGCACGGGCTCGCGGTTGGCGGCGTTCTTGACCAGTAGGTTCCAGGCGGCGATGAACATGCGCGGCACATTGGTGACCATGGCCGTGTCGTCGATGTCGCAGACGATCCCCAGGCGGCTGCCCGGGGCGACGATGTGGACGCGCGTGCTCACCCGTCCGGCGCCGGCGGCCTCTATGACGACGTCGTGCCAGCCGGCGCCCAGCCCGTGGTCTCGCACGACGACGTCGATGTAGCCGGAGCGGTCCGCGCGGGTGCGCACGGCGACGCTGCCCACGCGGATCGTGACCGGCAGGTGGGGCACGGGCACGTCAATGAACTGGCGCCAGCCGCGCTGGGCGTCAATGAGGGTGTCCAGGGCCATCTCCCGCATTGCCGTCGCCGTGGTGGGCAGGCCCGCGGGGACGGAGCGGAACATGGGCCCCTCCGCGGGGGCGTCGGCCGGGCGCATGAGCATGCGCGCCAGGACGCGCGCCATGGAGCCCCGCTCGCCCGCCGAACCGTAGCCGTCGTAGCCGATGACCCGGGGGCGCCAGCCGCGCGCTTTGAGCACGGGGATGACGTCCCGGTAGATCCGGTTCTCGGCGGCGCGGGCGATGTCGGAGAGGGGCACGAGTCGAATTCTATGGGGCCGGGCCCGCCGTCGTCAGCGCCTCGGCGCCGCCTCGCGCGGGCGCTCGGAGGCGGCGCGGGCGGGTAGGCTCCGGGCCAGGACCGCCCCGGCCGCCAGCGCCCACCACGTGTAGGACGAGCCGACGACGGTGGCCCAGGCGGGCCAGTCCTGCTCGACGTGGTTCTGCTCGGGGAACCACCACTGCATCGCCAGGACGAAGACGGCCGCGCCGGCGCCCGCCGTCGTCAGCAGCCCCGGTGCGCGCCACCGCCGCCCGGCCGCCGCCAGGGCGATAATCGCGGGCGCGCACCACACCCAGTGGTGGGACCAGGAGATCGGCGAGACGAGCAGCCCGGCCACCATGGCGACGCAGACCTGGAGGCACAGGACGAGCCCGTCGTCGGCCCCGGCCTCGTCGGTTCCGCGCCCAGCCGGCCCGTCCCCGCCGTCGTCGGCCCGGAGCCGGTCCAGGCGGCGCAGCAGCAGCCAGGCCCCGGCGACGGCGCCCAGCACGCACAGCCCCCAGGCGGGCGTCCAGGCCGTTTCGGGCAGCCAGCGGGCGACGGCGCCCTTGAGGTTCTGGTTGCCCGAGTAGTCGGCGAAGCCGGCCCGGCCCGGGTCCCACATGGCGCGGGTGAAGAACTCGGTCGACTCGGCGGGCCACACCGCCCAGCAGGCGGCCGTGACCGCCGTCGCCGTGCCGACCATGGTGGCTGCCGCCCGCCACTCGCGGCGCGCCAGCAGGACCAGCACGGCGATCGCGGGGGTGAGCTTGAAGGCCGCCGCCAGTCCGCTGAGCGCGCCGCGCAGGCGCGAGCGCCCGGGCACGGCCAGCAGATCGAGCGCGACCAGGGCCATGAGGACGGCGTTGATCTGCCCGTACTCCATGGTCTTGGGGACGGGCTCCAGCGCCACGACGGCGGCCAGGGCGAGCCAGGGGGCCGCGCCCGCCGCCACGTCCCGCGCGGCGCCGAGGCGGCGCACCAGCGCCCACAGGGTCGCCGCCACGCATAGGGGCGTGGCCGCGACGAGCAGCACCTGGGCGGTGCGGTCCGAGCCCCAGGTCAGGGGGGTCAGCGCCAGCGCGGCGAAGGGCGGGTAGGTGAAGGGCCACAGGTGCTGGGCGGGGTTGGCGTACCAGTCGTAAAGGCTGCCGCCCGCGTGCCACTGGGCGACGGCGTGGTAGTAGATCCAGGCGTCGAGCTTGGGCAGGCCGACCCCGTCCTTGCCCCACAGGGCCGGGTAGCAGGATGCGGCCAGCCCGATCCAGGCGATCGCCCGGGCCGCGCGCGACCTCAGGGCGAGTCTCAGGGTCCGGGTCACCTCCACGGGCCAGGAGTGTAGTGGAGCCCCGCCCCTCAATGCGCGCGGGCCGACGGCGCCCGTCACCGCTCGTCGGCGCGGCCTTCGAGCGGGATGCGGGAATGGGTACGGACGCGCCGCAGGATCGGCAGACTGCCCGCCGCCACCGCCGCGCCGGTCCAGGCGAAGCCGGCCACCAGCAGGTAGCCGCCGCGCGAGCCCGAGGCGTCCAGGACCCGCCCGGCGACCATGGACCCCAGGGACACGCCGATATTGAGGGCGGTGCTGACCCAGGCCAGCCCCTCCGTCAGCTGGGAGGGCGCCACCGTCACCTGGACGATGTTGTTGCCGCTGGTAATGGTCGGGGCGATGGCCAGGCCGGTGAGCGCGTACAGGCCCGACACCACCGCCAGGTTCGGGGCGACGGCGAAGGTCGAGGCGCCCAGCGCCAGGGCCAGCGCCCCGGCCGCCAGCTGCTTCCACAGCGGCCACCCCCACGGGCGCGATCCGTAGGCGAGGGCGGCGAGGAAGGACCCGGCCGCCCAGGCCGCCAGGGCCGCGCCCGCGGCGGGCTTCTGGTCGAGCTCGGTGGCGAAGGCGACGACGGTGACGTCGTTGGCCCCGAACATGGCACCGGAGGTGAGGAATATCACGGCAATGGATACGACCGCGCCGTGGCCCAGCACCGGTCGGCGCGACGGCGGCGCCACGGCCTCCGGGCCCCGCGCGCGCTCGCCGGCGCCGCGGCCCGGGCGCGCCGCCCGGCGCCGGGGGCGCCGGTGCGGGGCGGGCTCGGTGGCCCGCTGGGACAGGAACCATAGCCCCCCGCCCGTCTGGAGGGCCATGGCGGCGATCCAGCCGCTGGTGACCGGCAGCGCCGGCGTCGTGCACAGGGCGGTGGCCAGGACGGGGCCGATCATGAAGGCCGTCTCGTCCAGGGCCGCCTCCAGGGAGAAGGCCGTGTGGATGTCGTCGGGCGACTCCAGCAGCGCCGTCCAGCGCGAACGCACCAGCGAGCCCATGGACCCCGACAGCGCGCCGGTCAGGGCGGACAGCGCGATGAGCGACCACAGTGCCGCACGGTGCTGCGCGGCCACGGCCAGGGCGAGCAGCGAGGCGCTCGAAGCCACCAGGGCCGGTGCCATGACCCGCGCCTGCCCGTGGGCGTCGACCATGCGGGCCAGCAGGGGCGCGCCGACGGCGGCCGCGACGATATTGGCGGCGCTGACCGCCCCGGCCGCCGAGTAGGAGCCGTACAGGTCCTGGATCGCCAGAATGCTGGAGATGCCCACCATGGACATGGGGAAGCGGGCCAGGAGCCCCGCGACGGAGAAGCGCAGGGCCCCCGGCCTGCGCAGGATGCGGCCGTAGGCGGTGGGCATGTGCGGTTTTCGGGTTCCCCGCTCAGTGGTTCTTGGTGGCCTGGTTGGCCCGCGAGAGCTTGAAGCCCTGCCCGGTGACCTGGCTCCAGCACTCGACGCCGTCGTCCATGGAGGTGCAGGCGAAGGAGTCGCTCTTGGCGCTGGCGTCGTAGGACAGGACGGCCCCGGAGGCGGAGAAGCCCGTGTCGCAGCTGATGGAGACCTCCCCGTTCTTGCCCACGGCCATGGTCAGGGGCTTGCCCGTGGCGTCCGGGCAGCTGCCCTGGGGGCCGGTCGTGTCGTGCTGGTTGATCGTGCAGGAGACGGAGTTCTTGCCCAGGGTGCAGCTGACATTGCCGCTCGGGGTGGTGAACCCGCTCAGCTCGATGGCGTTGCCCGGGGCGGGGGCCTTGAAGCTGGGCGTCGCCGTGGGCGTGGGCGTGGGAGTGGGAGTGGGCGTCGCCGTGGGCGTGGGGGTCTTGCTGGGCTTGGCGGACGAGGTCGCGGTCGGCGTCCCCCCCGGCGTCTGGGGCGCGGTCGAGGCCGTGGCCGCAGTAGTCGACGCGGCGTCGGACTTGTCGCCGTCTTTGTCGCTCATCACGGCGAACCACCAGTAGGCGAGGGCGACGACGAGTATGAAGGCGATGGCCGCCAGGACCAGCAGCCAGGTGTTCGAGGGACGCGAGGTCTCCTCCTGATCGTCCTCGCCGACGCCGAACACGCCTTGATCGACCGGGGCCCCCCAGGCCTGCTGGGGTTGGGCGGCCTGGGCCTGGTACTGGGGCTGGGGCTGGTACTGGGGTTGGGGCTGGGCCTGATACTGGTACTGGGGCTGAGCCTGGGGTTGGGGCTGGTACTGGGGTTGGGGCTGATACTGCGTCTGGTACTGGGGGTCGGCGGGCTGGGCCTGGAGGGGCGGCTGGGCCTGGTACTGCGTCGGGGCCTCCGCCGGCACGCTCTGCAGGGGCGCCGTGTCGCCCGGGGCGGAGGCCGCGGAGACGGGGACGGCGAAGGTCTTCATCTCCTCGGTGGCGGGCTGGCCGCCGGGGAGGGCCTGGGTGGCGGTCGCGTCCTGGACCGCCGTGGTGAACGCGCCGTTCGTCTGCGCCTGGGTGCGGGCCGCGAGCGCGGCGTCGACGGCGGGGTCGCCCAGCGTCCCCAACCAGTTCAGCAGATCCGGATAGGTGCGGGGGTTGGCGGCGATGTACGGGCGCAGACCGGGATAGTTCTGGGCGAGCTCGTGCAGGGTGGTGAGCTCGGCATTGGGGTCCGTCGCCCGTGCGACAAGGTCGTCCTGAGCCTGAGACATGCTGAGTCCTCCGGAGAATGGTGCCCCGACGCAGGCAAATGGGGCGTCCGGTTCTCCGGTTCCCCTGACTCGAATGGTCGTGCGCGGGTGTCGGCGGGTACCGACTGCCGAGAGCCTACCCGAGGCCCCGCCCCCTGCGTCGGGCCGTTGGTGTGGTGGTTGTAGCGCGATCGTTGCCGGCGGGCCGGTCGGCCGCCGGTCGGGTACTTCTTCCCCTCGTCCGAGCCGGTCGCCGGGGCGAGGCTACACTCCTATGACGCCCCGGGCCGGTATCGTCGGTAGAGCCGGTTCGAGCCCTCCCGCGCCGGGCGGTGGGGGTGGGGGCGCCGACCATGGACGCGAGGGAGAATCGATGACCGAGTCGCACGACGCCGTCGGGGCAACCACCATGAATGCTCCCTCGGCGCCGTGCGCCGTGCCCGATCCCAGATTCGGGGCGGCGACCGACGTCGGTCGCCTGCGCGCGGTCAACGAGGACGGCTACCTCGCCACCGCCCCCGCCTTCATCGTCGTCGACGGCATGGGCGGGCACGCCGCCGGGCGCTCGGCCACCCGCGCCGCCCTGGGGGCGCTCGGGGCGCTGACTTCCACGCGCGTGACCGACGTCGACACCGTCGTCGACATTGTGCGCGCCGCGGGCGCCGCCGTCACCGCCATCCCCTCTCACGCCCTGTACCGGCCCGGGGCCACGGTCGCCGGGGTCGTCCTGGCCTCCCTCGCCGAGGGGCCGACCTGGATCGCCTTCAATATCGGTGACGCCCGCGTCTATCTGCTGCGCGAGGGCCTGCTGGAGCAGGTCACCAAGGACCACTCCCACGTCCAGGCCCTCATTGACGCCCACCGCCTCACCCCCCAGGAGGCCCGCACCGATCCGCGGCGCAATGTCGTCACCCGGGCCCTGGGCGGGGGCATTAATGACGCGGGCGTGCCCGACACCCATCTTCTGCCCGTGCGCGGCGGGGACCGCATTCTCGTGTGCTCCGACGGCCTGAGCGACGAGCTCGACGACGAGGCCCTCGCCACGGTCCTGGGCGCGGGCCTGCCGCCGCAGCGCACCGCCGAGATGTGCATTGCCGCGGCCCTGGAGGCCGGCGGTCACGACAATGCGACGGCCCTCGTCGTGGACATGCCCCCCTGGGAGGGCGCGTGATCGGAGCGAGTACCGGGGTCATCGAGCTGCGTGGGCGCTATGGCGTCGCGCAGTTGCGTGCCGACGCCCCCGCGGACCTCGTGGCGCGCCTGCGCGAGCTGCTGGGGGACGACGGCGCCGTCGGAGAGTCCGGGGCAGACGCCGTCGACGAGCCCGGGGGCGGAGCCGCCCGGGACGACGCCCCCGGGCCCACCGCCCCGCTCCGCCCCGACGCCGAGGCGGACGCCTGGGCCGCCGCCGTCCTGTACGCCTCCGCCTCCACCGCCGACGCCCCGCAGGAGGCGCCCAGCGCGTCGGAGCGGGTCGAGGAGTCGCCCGAGACGATCACCTGGTCCGAGGAGGACGAGGCGCGTGCGAGCGCCGCCGCCACCGGAGTGTGGGTCCCCTCCTCGGAATCCGCGGCCCCGCCGCCCTCCGCGCCCACGTACCCCGAGCCCGAGCCCGGCTCCGGGCGGCGGCGCCGGCGCCCGGGCTCCGCGACGCCCGGGGCGGCGTCCCGTCGTTCGCCCTCGTCCGCCGAGTCCGGGCGGGTGCCGCGGCGCCCCCTGTGGGCCGATCAGCACCGGCCGGCCCCCACCGAGGTGATCCCCTCCGGTGCATCGGCGGCCACCGCCGGGTACGTGACCTCCACGCGCTCGCAGGGCGCCGGTTCCATGGCCGTCCCGCAGAGCGTCGTGCCCCTCGTGTGGGCCTCCGTCTGCGCCGCCGGACACATCAGCCCGCCCGACGCCCCCGGGTGCCTGAGCTGCAGCGCGCCCCTGACCGGCGAACGGCGCCAGGTGCCGCTGCCGGTCCTGGCGACCCTGGCCCTGTCCACCGGGTGGTCGGTGCCGGTGCGCGGCGAGATCATTATCGGCCGGGCCCCCAGGGCCCGCCCCGACTGCGCCCCGGGCACCTCCCTGGTGCAGGTCCCCAGCCCCACCCAGACGATCTCCCGCTCCCACCTGCAGGTGATGACGGCCGGCTGGAGCGTGCTGGCCCTCGACCTCGATTCGAATAACGGCACCGTGCTCGCCCGCCCCGGAATGTCCCCGGTCCTGTTGGCGACCTCGTTCCCGACCCCCTTGTTCGTGGGAGACTTGCTGGACGTGGGCGACGGCGTCACCCTTCGGATCGACCCGCCGCTGTAGGTCCTTGCGAAGGCCCCAGAACCCACCTGATGAAGGAGTCCCCATGAGCGACATGACCTGGACCATGCTCCCCGAGGTCGACCCGGACAGCCCCGACGAGCTCGTGCTCGACTTCTCGGGGGAGGTCCACCGCGTTCCCGCCGGGTCCAGTTTCGTCATCGGTCGCGGCGGCGACCTCGACATTGACGACAACCCCTACCTGCACCGGCGTTTCCTCGTCTTCACGAGGGAGAACGGCCTGTGGTGGATCTCCAACGAGGGCTCGCGCCTGTCCGCCACCCTGACCGACGGCGACGGTCTGGTCCAGTCCCGTCTGGCCCCCGGCGCCCGCATGCCCCTGGTCTTCCCGCGAGTCATCCTCACCTTCTCCGCCGGCCCCACCACCTATGAGATCGATCTCATTACCGCCGGTGAGGATCACTTCACCGGCATTGAGGGCAGTGGTCAGGCGACCGGCAAGACCACCATAGGTGTGACCCCCATGACGCGCTCGCAGCTCCTGCTGGTTCTGGCCCTGGCCGAACCCGTTCTCAAGCGCGCCGGCACCGGCGCCGCGGAGATCCCGTCCTCCTCCTCCGCGGCCGCGCGCCTGGGCTGGCCCCTGACCAAGTTCAATCGCAAACTCGACAATGTCTGCGAGAAACTCGATCGCGTCGGCGTGCGCGGGCTGCGCGGCGGACGCGCCGAGGGCGCCGCCTCCAACCGCCGCACGGCCCTGGTGGAGCACGCCGTGTCGACCCTCATGGTGACGGCCGAGGACCTGCCCATGCTCGACGAGGAGCACGCGGCCAATCAGGCCAGTCGCCAGGAGAACACCGCCTCCGTATCCGGCCGGTCCCGCGAGCACAGGGTCTGAGCATGAGTGGAGGTCGTCCGGATGACTCGTTGAACCAGCCGACGGAGGAGCTGCCCGCTCTGCACCATGCCGAGCCCGAGCCGGCCCCTGAGCCAGTGCCCGAGCCCGAGCCGGTGCCTGAGTCGGTGCCCGAGCCCGAGCCGGTGCCTGAACTGGTCCCGCCCGCGTTCGAGCCGGGCTCTGCCGCCGCCGCGCCCGAGCCCGAGCCGGCGCCCGAGTCGGTCCCGCCCGCGTTCGAGCCGGGCTCTGCCGCCGCCGCGGCGGTGCCCGGGCCAGTGCCCGAGCCCGAGCCAGTGCCCGAGCTGGTACCCGGGCCGGCGCCCGAACCGGCCGTCACCGAGCCCTTGCCAATGCCGGAGGCGTCCAAGACCTCCGTCATGGACGTCAACGGCGGACGCGAACCCGGTCAGCCGAACGTCCGGGCCGACACCCGGACCCGGCGCCCGCGGCGGTGGAGCAGGATCGGGGCGCTCGTCGTGGTCGTCGTCCTCGTCCTCGCCGCCACGGCCGTGGGCGCGGAGCTCTATGCCCGCTCCCGGGTCGAGGCCGTCATCCGCTCGGCCCTGCCGGGCCTGTCGGCGGACGCCACGATCTCCACCAACGGCCTCGTCCTGCCCCAGGTCCTGGGGTCCAGGCTCAACACCCTGACCATTGACGCCGACTCCCTCACCCTGACGCGGACCGCGTCGGCCGGAGACGACGACGCCCCGACCAGCGTGACCCTCAGCGACCTGGACGCCACCCTCACGGGCGTCTCCCTCGCCCAACCGCGCACCATTGACGCCGTCGCCGTGACCGGCGCCGTCGCCTGGTCGGAGATAGCCGCCATTGTCAGGGCCCGTGTGCCCCGCCTGCCGCTGGACCTGACCGTCAGGCCCGACACCCTCGGCTCGGCGGACGATCCCGGCACCATGATCGCCACCTCGCCGATCCTGGGCTCCGATACGAGCCTGGTCCTGAAACCCGGCCTCATGGACGACGGCGGACTCGTCCTGTCCGTGATCAGGGCGACCGTCAGAGGCATCGACTTCGATCTCGACGACGAGTCCGCCTCCAACCAGATCCTGGGGATCCTGGGCATGGAGATGCCCGAGATCACAATCGGTCCGGAGATTCTGCCCGCGGGTGCGGCGCTGAGCGGCGTCGCCGTCGCCGAGAAGGGGCTGGCGCTGACGATATCGGGCAAGAACCTGTCCCTGGAGCAATTCTAGGACCGTCGCCGCTTACGCGGGTTCGGCGGCCGGAACCGCCTTCCGCGCCGCCGGAGCCCCGGCCGCCGTCTCCGACGTCGCCCCCGGTAGGCTCCCCGCGAACTCACCCGTCCGGAAGGAGTCCGCGTGGCCCACGCCTTCGTCTCGCTATTGTGCATC is part of the Actinomyces sp. oral taxon 414 genome and encodes:
- a CDS encoding DUF1963 domain-containing protein, with the translated sequence MRIDLARLPANHFLPRAGILQFWITCTQEDGAYGMGSELYSPTNQKTFRVRFFPDPARPRPREEVQRLYRPDRSLSPVETEAALRPRFTLTRNTLPPACLEFEPRFVSLWNEHYPERPLGSLDDLNTGRFDMYDYKVWKMFDPSGHRLGGFPWFTQLDPREGHLEFDHLLLQLDMDKYINWGDCGVGDFIIPSENLRRADFSQIFYTWDCG
- a CDS encoding App1 family protein — protein: MPLSDIARAAENRIYRDVIPVLKARGWRPRVIGYDGYGSAGERGSMARVLARMLMRPADAPAEGPMFRSVPAGLPTTATAMREMALDTLIDAQRGWRQFIDVPVPHLPVTIRVGSVAVRTRADRSGYIDVVVRDHGLGAGWHDVVIEAAGAGRVSTRVHIVAPGSRLGIVCDIDDTAMVTNVPRMFIAAWNLLVKNAANREPVPGMATLLNTVSDSHPDAPLIFLSTGAWNVVPTLRSFFKKNGFPAAPKLMTDWGPTNTGWFRSGIEHKRTELRRLMIDLPEVSWLLIGDDGQHDPLIYSEMVREHSDRVAAVAIRRLSQKEQVLAGTQFAHPMGLGPVARALAESDVPVVVGRDGYELARMLPEWIMGGDLPGSAAGATQI
- a CDS encoding glycosyltransferase 87 family protein encodes the protein MEVTRTLRLALRSRAARAIAWIGLAASCYPALWGKDGVGLPKLDAWIYYHAVAQWHAGGSLYDWYANPAQHLWPFTYPPFAALALTPLTWGSDRTAQVLLVAATPLCVAATLWALVRRLGAARDVAAGAAPWLALAAVVALEPVPKTMEYGQINAVLMALVALDLLAVPGRSRLRGALSGLAAAFKLTPAIAVLVLLARREWRAAATMVGTATAVTAACWAVWPAESTEFFTRAMWDPGRAGFADYSGNQNLKGAVARWLPETAWTPAWGLCVLGAVAGAWLLLRRLDRLRADDGGDGPAGRGTDEAGADDGLVLCLQVCVAMVAGLLVSPISWSHHWVWCAPAIIALAAAGRRWRAPGLLTTAGAGAAVFVLAMQWWFPEQNHVEQDWPAWATVVGSSYTWWALAAGAVLARSLPARAASERPREAAPRR
- a CDS encoding MFS transporter, with protein sequence MPTAYGRILRRPGALRFSVAGLLARFPMSMVGISSILAIQDLYGSYSAAGAVSAANIVAAAVGAPLLARMVDAHGQARVMAPALVASSASLLALAVAAQHRAALWSLIALSALTGALSGSMGSLVRSRWTALLESPDDIHTAFSLEAALDETAFMIGPVLATALCTTPALPVTSGWIAAMALQTGGGLWFLSQRATEPAPHRRPRRRAARPGRGAGERARGPEAVAPPSRRPVLGHGAVVSIAVIFLTSGAMFGANDVTVVAFATELDQKPAAGAALAAWAAGSFLAALAYGSRPWGWPLWKQLAAGALALALGASTFAVAPNLAVVSGLYALTGLAIAPTITSGNNIVQVTVAPSQLTEGLAWVSTALNIGVSLGSMVAGRVLDASGSRGGYLLVAGFAWTGAAVAAGSLPILRRVRTHSRIPLEGRADER
- a CDS encoding PP2C family protein-serine/threonine phosphatase; the encoded protein is MNAPSAPCAVPDPRFGAATDVGRLRAVNEDGYLATAPAFIVVDGMGGHAAGRSATRAALGALGALTSTRVTDVDTVVDIVRAAGAAVTAIPSHALYRPGATVAGVVLASLAEGPTWIAFNIGDARVYLLREGLLEQVTKDHSHVQALIDAHRLTPQEARTDPRRNVVTRALGGGINDAGVPDTHLLPVRGGDRILVCSDGLSDELDDEALATVLGAGLPPQRTAEMCIAAALEAGGHDNATALVVDMPPWEGA
- a CDS encoding FHA domain-containing protein is translated as MIGASTGVIELRGRYGVAQLRADAPADLVARLRELLGDDGAVGESGADAVDEPGGGAARDDAPGPTAPLRPDAEADAWAAAVLYASASTADAPQEAPSASERVEESPETITWSEEDEARASAAATGVWVPSSESAAPPPSAPTYPEPEPGSGRRRRRPGSATPGAASRRSPSSAESGRVPRRPLWADQHRPAPTEVIPSGASAATAGYVTSTRSQGAGSMAVPQSVVPLVWASVCAAGHISPPDAPGCLSCSAPLTGERRQVPLPVLATLALSTGWSVPVRGEIIIGRAPRARPDCAPGTSLVQVPSPTQTISRSHLQVMTAGWSVLALDLDSNNGTVLARPGMSPVLLATSFPTPLFVGDLLDVGDGVTLRIDPPL